A single Phragmites australis chromosome 4, lpPhrAust1.1, whole genome shotgun sequence DNA region contains:
- the LOC133916671 gene encoding uncharacterized protein LOC133916671 isoform X1, producing the protein MDTEGFGAWIGFVQKGLFCEGIMWSFASKAIAGSLNKKVQPSRCSISNPDCSDDEVSSCTSREEGLDCPICWESFNLVENVPYVLWCGHTMCKNCIFGLHWAVVKFPTLPIQLPLFISCPWCNQLSFRLVYKGNLKFPRKNYFLLWMVESMNGERAKFHSTSHDERHSSWPSSGGPSSRHHQQRNAVGRPESSLARETSVARNFFHTDNISATLQKLMVCFIQLTAKFPLVIIFLLIVLYAIPASAAVLVLYVLVTLLFALPSFLILYFAYPTLDWLVREIFA; encoded by the exons ATGGATACGGAAGGTTTTGGGGCTTGGATTGGTTTCGTACAAAAAG GTTTGTTTTGTGAGGGCATCATGTGGAGTTTTGCATCAAAAGCCATAGCTGGAAGCTTAAACAAAAAGGTGCAGCCCTCAAGATGCAGCATATCCAATCCTGATTGTTCTGATGATGAAGTTTCTTCATGTACAAGCAGAGAGGAAGGCCTTGATTGTCCAATATGCTGGGaatctttcaaccttgtggagAATGTCCCCTATGTCTTATGGTGTGGCCACACAATGTGCAAGAATTGTATCTTTGGTCTTCATTGGGCTGTTGTCAAGTTCCCGACCCTTCCTATCCAGCTACCACTCTTTATCTCATGCCCTTGGTGCAACCAGTTGTCGTTCCGGCTGGTTTACAAGGGCAACCTCAAGTTCCCGCGGAAGAACTACTTTCTACTCTGGATGGTTGAGAGCATGAACGGTGAGAGAGCAAAGTTCCATTCCACTAGTCACGACGAGCGTCATTCCTCATGGCCTTCCAGTGGTGGCCCAAGTTCCAGGCATCACCAACAAAGAAATGCTGTTGGACGACCAGAGAGCTCTTTGGCCAGAGAAACAAGTGTTGCTCGCAACTTTTTCCACACTGACAACATCAGCGCGACTCTCCAAAAGCTTATGGTGTGTTTCATTCAGTTGACCGCCAAGTTTCCGCTTGTGATAATCTTCCTTCTCATAGTTCTTTATGCTATCCCTGCAAGCGCTGCTGTTCTGGTCCTGTATGTCCTTGTGACACTTTTGTTTGCATTACCGTCATTTTTGATCCTCTACTTTGCTTATCCCACTTTAGATTGGCTTGTCAGAGAGATCTTTGCTTAA
- the LOC133916671 gene encoding uncharacterized protein LOC133916671 isoform X2 yields the protein MWSFASKAIAGSLNKKVQPSRCSISNPDCSDDEVSSCTSREEGLDCPICWESFNLVENVPYVLWCGHTMCKNCIFGLHWAVVKFPTLPIQLPLFISCPWCNQLSFRLVYKGNLKFPRKNYFLLWMVESMNGERAKFHSTSHDERHSSWPSSGGPSSRHHQQRNAVGRPESSLARETSVARNFFHTDNISATLQKLMVCFIQLTAKFPLVIIFLLIVLYAIPASAAVLVLYVLVTLLFALPSFLILYFAYPTLDWLVREIFA from the coding sequence ATGTGGAGTTTTGCATCAAAAGCCATAGCTGGAAGCTTAAACAAAAAGGTGCAGCCCTCAAGATGCAGCATATCCAATCCTGATTGTTCTGATGATGAAGTTTCTTCATGTACAAGCAGAGAGGAAGGCCTTGATTGTCCAATATGCTGGGaatctttcaaccttgtggagAATGTCCCCTATGTCTTATGGTGTGGCCACACAATGTGCAAGAATTGTATCTTTGGTCTTCATTGGGCTGTTGTCAAGTTCCCGACCCTTCCTATCCAGCTACCACTCTTTATCTCATGCCCTTGGTGCAACCAGTTGTCGTTCCGGCTGGTTTACAAGGGCAACCTCAAGTTCCCGCGGAAGAACTACTTTCTACTCTGGATGGTTGAGAGCATGAACGGTGAGAGAGCAAAGTTCCATTCCACTAGTCACGACGAGCGTCATTCCTCATGGCCTTCCAGTGGTGGCCCAAGTTCCAGGCATCACCAACAAAGAAATGCTGTTGGACGACCAGAGAGCTCTTTGGCCAGAGAAACAAGTGTTGCTCGCAACTTTTTCCACACTGACAACATCAGCGCGACTCTCCAAAAGCTTATGGTGTGTTTCATTCAGTTGACCGCCAAGTTTCCGCTTGTGATAATCTTCCTTCTCATAGTTCTTTATGCTATCCCTGCAAGCGCTGCTGTTCTGGTCCTGTATGTCCTTGTGACACTTTTGTTTGCATTACCGTCATTTTTGATCCTCTACTTTGCTTATCCCACTTTAGATTGGCTTGTCAGAGAGATCTTTGCTTAA
- the LOC133916673 gene encoding uncharacterized protein LOC133916673: MLRWCDGPRIVAPTPPPPTPALQLPRRHAPPRAARSRRSYRLRPCRAKKPANEERARGSALSKSVLLRSAVALFALGFVDAGYSGDWSRIGAISKDTEERLKLGAYVVVPLSVALVFSLSQDSSR; the protein is encoded by the exons ATGCTGCGGTGGTGCGACGGCCCCAGGATCGTCGCTCCCACGCCGCCTCCGCCCACACCGGCGCTGCAGCTGCCGCGCCGGCACGCGCCCCCGCGGGCAGCGCGCAGCCGCAGGTCCTACCGCCTCCGGCCGTGCAGGGCGAAGAAGCCCGCGAACGAGGAGCGAGCCAGAGGTAGCGCGCTCTCCAAGAGCGTCCTGCTGCGGTCCGCCGTCGCGCTCTTCGCCCTCGGCTTCGTCGACGCCGG GTACAGCGGAGACTGGTCTCGCATCGGCGCCATCTCCAAGGACACCGAGGAGCGGCTCAAGTTGGGCGCCTACGTCGTCGTTCCGCTCTCTGTGGCCCTCGTATTTTCGTTATCCCAAGACAGTAGCAGGTAA